The DNA window AACACATAGAAATGGTAAATgaattatttgaaaaataaaatgggGAGAGGTAATTTGAACTATAAAAAATTCTCCAGTTTATAAGTCAAAAGATACCTCTAGAAGTTAGTAACAatgtttgagaaaataatcatgaGAATCTACAATGTTTTGAAAAGGTATCATGATCATTGTGATGAAGAGGTATGACATTAATTCAGAATTTTTCATATGTtatagaggtaaatcgatttactcAAGAAAGTAAATCAATTGACCTATCCTCAAAGTTCAAAAACTTGAAGAAAATTAACTAAGTAAATCAATTTACTCTAGGAGGTAAATAGATTTACCtcttttgtttttcaaattttcGTTTTGCAAAACCAATATAAATCGCTTTACTCAAGgagtaattacccattaaaataagTGGATATGGGTGCGGGCACGGGTATCCCACCCCGTCTCTCATACCTgcactacatatttatataatgtcaattatattattatataaaaatgcacgtttatcaattttaaaaaaatatatcgctATTGAACTATTGcacattttattaaaaatatttatttatttcttaactcaacaataacattcataattattttaatattgttaaaaaaacttaaaattatatgatattttgtaaatTAAGCGATTAAATTTTACTACAAATGCGGGTAAACGAGTACGAGTATGGATATTGATGTGCCCAACGGATACATGTACAGGTTTGAATATTGGTGCTCACACGAGTATGGGCTCAAGTAAggagatttttttaaaatgtggGTATGGGAACGGGTACTGCCCACTGTCATCCTTAAAGAATGTAACACTTAGAAACAATGCATGTAAAAATATTAGGAATGATTTAGATGAAAATGTTTGAGCACCTAACAAATATACACAAATGAAATGCCACTGGCACCTTAATCTTCATGATTCCACCATTCGATTTCAAAAACTTATGTAATTTTGATACTTGATCTCAATTTTCTGCGCGCAATTACAAAGACTAATTCCTCGAGTCTTGTAGGACCATAATAGACGGCAGACTCTTTTGATCAATTTTACTATGTTGAAAaaatcttaaagaaatataattattttgactGGAAACTCTTTAAGAACGCTAATAAAAATGTAAGACAATCTTAATATACAATCCTTTATCGTAAGATTGATGTGCAGGTTAACTAGGTGACTTGGTATAAAACATTTATATGCTATTTAGAGTTGTAAGATTCGTAAAAAGGACCGTGaccttttaattatattataaaaaaatttattgtctTTGAAGGATACAATGTTGCTTACTGAAACAAAGGAGAGTTATAAGATTCTTAAAAAGGACCGTGACCTTTtaattatattaacaaaaaaCATGTTGTTTTTGAAGGATACAATGTTGCTTATTGAAACATTGTGTCAAATGATCTAAAACAACTAGTGGGTATATAACTAGTAAAGTTGTAGGAGCActcttttgaaaaattaaaaaatcaacaaagcTTTCTCAATCCATTACAAAGTCAAAATTGATAGCAACAAAATTGATAGAAACTAATCACTAATGAAAAAAACAACTTGGTTGAGATGTTTGCTAGTTAACCGAGACCCTTTTATGAGAAAACTCAGACATGTGTGTTGATCCAATAATAATACCACaacttttggaaaaaaatgaGAGTCTCTACTACAGCAATAAGAGATGACATATACGTTATAAGCACAATATTTTTTGAAAGTTTATCTTAAAAAGAGGTTTTAGAGTGGATTGTTTTCACATTGTTTAAAAAACTAATGTAATCTATACACCGCATGAAATGGAGTACTTAGCTATAATAATTGACGATTTCTTTATCCATCCTCTCACTAGTGAGAATTCCTGCTTAAAACTCCATAATACTCCtgacttcgaaaatgcatctccgaagtcatttTGTTTCCACTATTTTCTcataattcggatatgcatttttGAAAACCCAAAAAATGAgtatttttggagatgcatctccgaaagcgcttaTATTTCAATTTAAACGTTGGATTTAAACTGTCAGGtatttttttcggagatgcatctctgaaaacaccctTCATATACTTTTTCCCTCTTtcactatttcattcattttcctTCAAACAACAactcaaaccctctccaaaacctctatcattttcaatcaattttttcGTCTCCAAATCAAGTTTCAAGTGGTTGATCATACTAAAgaggcatagaaagctacaatttgaggtaaataaTCTTCATTTCATCTCTTATTCCATTACATTGTTGCTGATTTGTTGATGAAGAAGACTGCGTcagttcggaaatgcacttccgaaatagaCCACCTAACAAATtttggaagtgcacttccgaaatatgctcTGATGCAGAGTTTGAAAAAACTTTTTTAACAACATTGATGTATTTTGCATATGTttggtatggtgcatccggacaacattgtcggGGATGAGTTAGTAGTCCCGAAATAGGTCAACGTAGATGCTAAGCCCAACGAGCCGGTTAACGATGTTAAAACCATCACCATTGCGGTGGATGTTCGACCATAATTTACAAATGATATGATTTTCGTTTGTCGTGAACATGTGCTAGATTGGATCCGAaatgaagctagtaaacttggatttggcattGTGATATTAAGGCCCGACAATGGAAGTAGTAGAAGGAAAGCCTTTGTTTTGTTGAATTGCGAGAGGGGTGGGAAGTATGTAGGAAGAAATCGGGTGTTAAAACACgatgacacgggatcgagaaagtgtgcgTGTCTTTTTAAGTTGCGTGTAACTTGTAGGATTGATGGATTGTGGCGTATTAGCGTCATATGTGGAATTCCTAATCATGCATTGGAAACTAATCTACACGGGAAACCAAGTGCGTGTCGGTTGTCTCGGGAAGTGAAGGATGTTATTTCTGAATTATCGACAATCAAAGTTgcgccgagaaacatacttgTGGATTTGAAGAGAAAAAAATCGGATCgcatttcaaatatcaagcaagtatacaatgAACAGTACAATCTTACCATataaaatttttttggatcataaatatcatttttcatatataaaaatatttagatcattaatagattttttccatatgaaaatattatttatatttaggtatcgtttacatacaaatatttagatcaataataatttttttcccgtataacttttttgaataaaaatttttggatcataaataccatttttcgtatataaatatatttagaacTATAATAGATTTCTTCCAGTATACAAATATTAgttttgtttagatatcatttacaaaagtatctgaatcaataaaatttgatactaataga is part of the Vicia villosa cultivar HV-30 ecotype Madison, WI linkage group LG2, Vvil1.0, whole genome shotgun sequence genome and encodes:
- the LOC131650269 gene encoding uncharacterized protein LOC131650269, whose protein sequence is MIFVCREHVLDWIRNEASKLGFGIVILRPDNGSSRRKAFVLLNCERGGKYVGRNRVLKHDDTGSRKCACLFKLRVTCRIDGLWRISVICGIPNHALETNLHGKPSACRLSREVKDVISELSTIKVAPRNILVDLKRKKSDRISNIKQVYNEQYNLTI